The genomic stretch TTATGACAGGATTGCTTTACTATTACAAAAAAGAATTTAGTCAAAGACAAAAAATGTTTGGTTACTTAGGAATTTTAGCAACATGAGGGGTTGCCATCATTTTAATTGGTTTCTATATTAAAGAAGAATCAAGTGGTCAAATCGGTTTAATCACAATGACAGAAAATCAATCTGCAATTTTCGGTTATACATTACCTGCTTTAACTACATTTGCTTTTGCTCCACAATTAATTCAATCATTTATAACTAAGAAATGACAAGGAATTTCTGTTTGAATGTTTGTTTTATACGAAATTAATAACGTTGCATGAATTATTTGATGAATTATCGGAATTCTTCAAAACCAATATGACGGAATTGGATATCAATCATTAATTGCTGGCTTAATTTGACAAATTATCAGTTTAACAATTTTTGGAGTTCAGCTCACATTCACAGTTCTTGATATTCGCAAAAACAAACAAACTATTCAACAAAATTAAAAAAGGAGAAAAAAACAAACAACAAAAGTTGTTTGTTTTTAATTTAAAATTTTTTATCGCTTCTTCCGGTCATACCTTGATAAACAAAATTTGCTATGTCTTTTCCATAAACAAGATTCAAAATAGCTAAACCAAGTTCCATCGAAGCGTCCGCACTACGACCAGTTAATATTTTGGCTCCTGTTTGAGTTACATAATCATTGCTATAAAATTCTGTCCGTGTTTCTTTTGCTCACTCACTTGGAAAAGCAGAATATGGTTTAGTTTGGTCAATAATTTTAGATTCAACTAAAACATTAGGAGCATCACAAATTGCAAAAAGATATTTATCTTTTTTAAGAAATTCAGAAATAAGATTAAGCGAAATTAAGTCTGTTCTTAAAGTTTGTGCACCTTTTCCACCTGGTACATAAAGACCGTCATATTCATCAATATTTACTTCATTTAAAATATTATCTAATTTAGTAATCCCGTACTGTCCTTCTACATTTTGAAGACTTGGGTTGTAATAATCTAACTTTTCTAATTTCCCACTTCTTTTTAAACATGAAAGAACAGTTGTCATTTCAATATCATTAAAATAATTTTGAGCAATTACAAGTAAATTCATCTTATTTCTTTCTTCTAATAACCTTTGTATAAACTAAGAAAATAAAGATTGCAAGCGGTACTAAAACAGTTAAAATAAACACAAAAATATAGAATTTAATTCAAGCTTTATTTTCTGATCTTCTAGATTCTTGAACAGAAGCAATTAAAGTTGCTGCACTTTGACCATCTGTTCCTAAATTCATTTGGATATCTTTAATTCTTTTACGATCATAAAGTCAAACCACTAAAAGTAAAACTGTTAATGTCACTAAAACAATTAATCCAATAACTTCAAAAGATCAAATTTTTCCAAATCAACTTTCTAAAATTTTTGGTCAATCTAATTTAATAAAGAAAGATCCATTTGATGTGCTTGTTGGTTCTTTACCAATTGTTCATGTTCCACTTGCATTTAAAGCAGCTACAATAACTAAAAGTAATCCAAAATATGTTAAAAAGAAAAAGTAAAGTCACATTAATCTTAAATTTTTTAAAGTTAATGTTTTATAAAGCTCAGCAAACATTGTTGAAGCTGCAACATCACCTCTTTTATAGTTATAACGGAATTGTTTTTCTGTTTTTCTTCAGCTTGCAAAATCCATTGCATTTTTAATAAAAAGAACTAATCCTAAAATTGTTGATAAACCAAATAAAATATATCATCCAATAAAACTTGCGTTTTTATAATCATTAGTTTTAGAAATTCCAACAGCAACTCCAATTGCAACCAATGATGAAACAAAAATCACTAATCAAAAAACAAAAGCAATAAAACGAATTGTTTTTTCTTTTCTAATTGTTGTATGTGCTAATGGAGAAATTTCATTTTTAGGATCAACATAAACCTTTGCAGCAGATTGTTCATCTATCCCGTAAGGTATTTCTGTCGTTTTTAAATTAACATTATTAGAACTATTGTCTTTTGGTTGAAAGTTGTTCATAATAATCCTTTCTTAAATTATTTTAATTGCTTAAATTTGTAATTAATTGATTAAAATCAATGTAATTTAAAGCTTTTACATCAAATTCTTTAACAATTGTTCCAAAAATTAATTTAGAAACTTTTTCTTGTGTTTTTTGATTAAGATTTTGATAAATTTGAGCAGTTACTTTAACTCATTGATCGATTTTTTCTGCTCGTTCGTCTATTCATTGACCTGCAACTTGTGCATTTTGAAGCTCGTTTTTGATTTTAGTTGCAAACGCATTAGTTAATTGTTCTTTTGCGTTTGAATTATTTAAGTTAATTGAATTTTCCTCAATAACCTCGTTTAATTTTGTTTCTATATAATTTTTACTTTCTTCAAAATTAATTTTTTCTTTGTAATTGATTTGATTTAGTAATTTTGTCACAAATTCTTCATTAACATCAACTACTTGCTCAATTTTTTCTAAAAATCTTAAAAATGATTGAGATAAATTTTCTAATTCAGTTTGATTTAATCTTTCACCACTAAGAATTTTGTCGAATAAAGGTTTATTTTTTTCATATTCTTTAAGAATTTCGATAACAGCAGGCAATGCTCCATCTTGAATTTTAGCTTGACCTGCTGAATAAAGTCAACTAGAAAACTTCATAAATCCTGTGGCATGATTTTTTGAAGCTAAAACTGCTATTCAAGAAGTTGAGGCACCAGCGAAAGTTGCACCAAAAGCTGCTCCAAAAAATAAATTGACAAGTCTACGAGTGATTTTAATATATTTTCTTTTAGTAACTGAACGTAAAACTAAAACTAAAAAGACAATCATATTTATAAATCCAAAAATCGCAGATGTTATCATTAAAGCCACCATACCAGCTGCTATTTTATAACCATAAGAAATTGCTTCCTTAAACCTTTCCTCATCAATATTAAATATTTGAGCAAAGAAAGTTTGACTTTTATTAAAGATAATTGTTAAACTTAAACAAGTAATAACAAAAAGGAAAGTAATGATTACTTGTGCAATAAATCATTTTCAATTAGCCAGATAACCTGCTAAACCACCTAAAAGAGCAAAGAAAACAATTATCAATAGCGATACTCAAATTCAAGTGTTAGCTATAGAATTAACTGTTTCTAAATTTTTAATTAAATCTTGCATGATTAAATATATTTTGCCTTTCTATCTTTTCTTCACGGTTCTTTAACTTTGATTCGATCAATAAATAATTTACCTTCTAAATGATCTAATTCATGTTGAAAGACAATTGCAAGATATCCGCTGACTGAAAATCTCATAAATTTACGGTTTTGATAACTATAAGCATCAACAGTAATAGACTCAGCACGATGAACATATCCTGCTTGATTAGGTCATTCTTCACTAACACTAAGACAACCTTCTCCCTCTTGTAAGGCTATTTTTTTAGCACTTTTATAAACTACTTTGGGATTAAAAAGCACATCTTTGAAAAAGACTTCTCCTGTTTGATCATCTTGTAAAAAGATGTAAAAAGCTCTTTTTAAAACACCATATTGAACCGCAGCAACTCCAACACCCGGTCTAAATGTAGTTCCTGGCTTTTGTGAATCATCAATGTGAAAAATCATTTTTTCTGCAAGTTGAATGTCTTCTTCTGTTAAAGGTAAAGGTACATCTTTTGACCTTTGTCTTAAAACTTTTTCAGGCAATTCAACCAATTTTACTTCAAATTTTTTATTCATAAATTTATTATATAATAATAAATACAAAAAATTTATTAAGAGGTATTTTTATGGTATTTATGATTAATTTTTATTTAATAATCACTGGATATTTGGTTGGTTCATTAAATATTTCAATTTTGCTTAGCAAAATTTGAAAAAAACAAGATGTAAGACAATTTCATTCAGAAAACGCCGGGGCAACTAATTCGTATCGTACTTTTGGTAAGCTATTTGGTATTACAGTTCTTCTTTTAGATATTTTAAAAGGTTACTTAACAGTTGCGTTAGGTTATGCTTTTTGAAGTTATTTTGCAAAAGATGTTGTGTACGCACCTATGATTTCCGGTCTTGCTTGCATGATTGGACATACTTTTCCGATCTTTTTTAAATTTAAAGGTGGTAAAGGTGTTGGATGTGCTATTGGTATTTTAATTGCTCTTAATATTAGTTTACTTTTTGTTGCTGCTATTTTCTTCTTCGGAATCACAATCCTAACAAGATATGTGTCACTCGGGAGCGTTGCAACAGCACTGATTTTAATTCCTTTTACCTTCATTCCTTGAATCTCAAAAGGTGATATTGCTTACACTACGCCAATAAGTTTACCATTTTGAGTTAATGGATTAATTTATATCTTTTGTGCCGCTTTAATTGTATTTAATCACCGTTCAAACATCCAAAGATTAATCAATGGTACAGAAAGAAAATTTGAGGTCAAATAAAAAATAAGCATTAAAAAATGCTTATTTTTTAATCTCTTAAATGTAATCCTTTTGGATGAGATGGATTTGGGTTAATTTCAACCTCTTCAATTCTTCCTTCTTTGACACGAATTACTTTGTCTGCAATTTTATCAATCAACGGATCATGGGTAACCATGACAATTGTTGTTCCGTATTTTTTATTGATATCTCATAAATAAGATAAAACAATTTCAGAAGTATTTCCGTCTAAAGCTCCAGTTGGTTCATCAGCAAAGATAATTTCTGCATTTTTAGCTAATGCTCTTAAAATCGAAATTCTTTGTTGTTGTCCACCAGACATTTGAGCAGGGAATTTATGTTTAACATCTTCCATGTCAAATTCTTTAAATAAATTATCTAAATCTAATTTTTTAGATTTATCTTTTTGTAAATAAGCCCCTGTTTCAACATTATCATAACCTGATAAATTTTGTAAAAGGTTGTAATTTTGGAAGATAAAACTAACATGTTCACGTCTAAATAAAGTTAAATTTAAATCACTTAAATAAGGTAGGTTTTTATCACAAACAATAACTTGTCCATTACTTGGACGATCTAAACCACTTATTAAATTTAAAAGTGTTGATTTTCCTCCACCTGATTTTCCAAAAATTAAGACAAATTCACCTTTATTAATTGTTACAGAAACATCTTTTAAAACACGAGTAACTGTGTTTCCTGATAAGTAATATTTAGAAACATTTTTAACTTCAATAATTGCATTTTCTGAATTTTTGAGATCTTTATTTTCGTCTTTTGAACGTTTTTTGTTTGCTGCTTTTTTAAGAATTTTGACAATTGAACGATCAACAGTCATCCGATTGCTTCCACCATCAGCATTTAAAACTTCAAAAACATTCTTTTTAGTCACTTTAACACCAAGAGATTTTTTACTCAAAATTGATGATTGATCAGCGTCCATAGTGGTTTTTGTTTCTTGTTTTGATTGTTCTAAATCTTTGTTGTTTTTTGTTTCCATTATTTCCCTTTCAATAAATCAATTGCTTTAATTTTATTAATACTTCTTCAAATTAAAATCGAAGTTAAAGTGAAGATTAAAAAGACTACTAAGACTGTTAATAAAACAGTTAATAAAGTAATATTTAGCGGCACAGCGATAGCTGCCGTTGAAGTTAAGAATCCACCAAAAATCAGCATAAATCCAATTCCAAGTGGAATAGCTATTGCAAGAGCTGTTAAGATAAATGGTATATAAATACCGAAAAACATTCGAATTTTTTCTCTATTGTTATAACCTAAAATACTTCATATCGCAATGTTCTTCTCATTTTCATTAATTAAAATTGTTGAAATAATAATCAAAATAATAATTGAAACTAAGAAGCTTAGGATTGAAATGATTGTAATAATAATTTGGACTGTTGAAGAAATTGTTTTGGTGAAACCAACTTCAATTTCTTTAGCGTCTAAAGTAAATGCTAATGCGGTATAAACTGAATCTGAATAAATGTTTGCAAATTTTTGAATATTAATTGCA from Mycoplasmopsis gallopavonis encodes the following:
- a CDS encoding PQ-loop domain-containing transporter, with amino-acid sequence MCLSLPQLYKILKDKKTGNINFTSFWIFHLGILGWVIYGVTNPNHLYNVVIADGLSVFVNGVMTGLLYYYKKEFSQRQKMFGYLGILATWGVAIILIGFYIKEESSGQIGLITMTENQSAIFGYTLPALTTFAFAPQLIQSFITKKWQGISVWMFVLYEINNVAWIIWWIIGILQNQYDGIGYQSLIAGLIWQIISLTIFGVQLTFTVLDIRKNKQTIQQN
- a CDS encoding DJ-1/PfpI family protein, producing the protein MNLLVIAQNYFNDIEMTTVLSCLKRSGKLEKLDYYNPSLQNVEGQYGITKLDNILNEVNIDEYDGLYVPGGKGAQTLRTDLISLNLISEFLKKDKYLFAICDAPNVLVESKIIDQTKPYSAFPSEWAKETRTEFYSNDYVTQTGAKILTGRSADASMELGLAILNLVYGKDIANFVYQGMTGRSDKKF
- a CDS encoding MSC_0882 family membrane protein, with amino-acid sequence MNNFQPKDNSSNNVNLKTTEIPYGIDEQSAAKVYVDPKNEISPLAHTTIRKEKTIRFIAFVFWLVIFVSSLVAIGVAVGISKTNDYKNASFIGWYILFGLSTILGLVLFIKNAMDFASWRKTEKQFRYNYKRGDVAASTMFAELYKTLTLKNLRLMWLYFFFLTYFGLLLVIVAALNASGTWTIGKEPTSTSNGSFFIKLDWPKILESWFGKIWSFEVIGLIVLVTLTVLLLVVWLYDRKRIKDIQMNLGTDGQSAATLIASVQESRRSENKAWIKFYIFVFILTVLVPLAIFIFLVYTKVIRRKK
- the def gene encoding peptide deformylase; amino-acid sequence: MNKKFEVKLVELPEKVLRQRSKDVPLPLTEEDIQLAEKMIFHIDDSQKPGTTFRPGVGVAAVQYGVLKRAFYIFLQDDQTGEVFFKDVLFNPKVVYKSAKKIALQEGEGCLSVSEEWPNQAGYVHRAESITVDAYSYQNRKFMRFSVSGYLAIVFQHELDHLEGKLFIDRIKVKEPWRKDRKAKYI
- the plsY gene encoding glycerol-3-phosphate 1-O-acyltransferase PlsY; the encoded protein is MINFYLIITGYLVGSLNISILLSKIWKKQDVRQFHSENAGATNSYRTFGKLFGITVLLLDILKGYLTVALGYAFWSYFAKDVVYAPMISGLACMIGHTFPIFFKFKGGKGVGCAIGILIALNISLLFVAAIFFFGITILTRYVSLGSVATALILIPFTFIPWISKGDIAYTTPISLPFWVNGLIYIFCAALIVFNHRSNIQRLINGTERKFEVK
- a CDS encoding ABC transporter ATP-binding protein gives rise to the protein METKNNKDLEQSKQETKTTMDADQSSILSKKSLGVKVTKKNVFEVLNADGGSNRMTVDRSIVKILKKAANKKRSKDENKDLKNSENAIIEVKNVSKYYLSGNTVTRVLKDVSVTINKGEFVLIFGKSGGGKSTLLNLISGLDRPSNGQVIVCDKNLPYLSDLNLTLFRREHVSFIFQNYNLLQNLSGYDNVETGAYLQKDKSKKLDLDNLFKEFDMEDVKHKFPAQMSGGQQQRISILRALAKNAEIIFADEPTGALDGNTSEIVLSYLWDINKKYGTTIVMVTHDPLIDKIADKVIRVKEGRIEEVEINPNPSHPKGLHLRD